The Streptomyces sp. NBC_00569 genomic sequence GCCGGTCCGCGTCCGTCGCCGCCGGGTCGTCGTCGGTGACGGCGGTGGGGCTACCGCCCCGGCCGTCGCGCCGCACGCACGCATCAACCACCGTGACATCCGGCCAGGACATCGGCCCACCTTTGACGCTCAACGAACCGGCAACCGCGAACGGCGTCCGCCGGGCCTGGCCGCAACGGCCGACCGAACGCGTCCCGGAGCGTACCGGCCTGCCTCAGCCGGTGCCGTCCTGCACCGGATAGTGGATGATGACCGCACCGCCGGTGGCGTAGCCCATCGATGATCCCCACATCGACACCGTCGGTGTGGGACAACGACTCCCACCAGGCCCGACCGATCACGCCTTCACCACTTGCCTAACTTGCCTTAACCTCATCCAAGCCGCTGACCTGCGCAAACACTGCACAACCCAAAGATAACGGCGAGAGTCGTCGTTCAGCACCGTGTGCGTATCAGGTGACGGATGCTCAGCGATGGCTGAGCCCGTCGGTCAGTCGATGCCTTCGATGATGCGGAAGTCGCGCTCGACGCCGTCGGAGAGGACCACCAGCGCCTTCTGGTACGCCTCGCTCTCGTGTGCCGCGACGGCCTGTTCGAAGCTGTCGAACTCGATCAGAACGACGCGTTGCGTGTTTCCGGCTTCGTGGGCGACGACTCGGCCGCCACGGGACAGGAGCCGCCCGCCCCCAGCTTTGACGGCCGGACCGGCCAGCTTGTCGTAGGCAGTCAGCCTCTCAGGGTCGGAAATGGCGCGGTAGACACTGACCCAGTAGCCCTTAGCCATGGAAACCTCCTGTGTTCGGCCGGACATGTCCGACTTCGAATTGACGCTCAGATTGCTCGATCCCGGCGACGGCCCAGGGGGCCGAGGTTCTCAAATGTCTGCGTCAAGGTCATGCCTCGATCCTTGCCGTTCGAGCCGGCATCGGCCATGGCGGAAAGGTCAGCCTCCGATACATTCTCGCCATGCCCTTCCACCATGCCGCCCCCGGTACACCCGGCGCCCGCGACCTAGCCGGTCGCACCGCCGCACTGGATCGCGCGATGCGCCCGGAACCGCGGCCTGGCGCCCACAAGGTGGTCGTCCTGGTACTCGACGGGATCTACCCCTTCGAACTCGGCATACCTCAACGGGTCCTGGGCTCCGCCGGCGGCCGCTACGAGGTGGTGACCGCGGGCGTGGACGGGAAGCCCGTGCGCACCGACTCGGACCTGACCGTCACCCCCGGGCACGGCCCTGAGGTGCTGGCCGAGGCGGACACCGTGATCATCCCTCCGTACGCGATCACCCAGGCCTCGGCCGCCGCCACGGACTCGAAGGCCCTGGACGCGCTTTCCAGAGTCCGGCCCGGTACCCGTCTGGTGTCGATCTGCAGCGGTGCCTTCCTGCTGGCCGGCGCCGGTCTCCTCGATGGGCGCCGGGCCACCACCCACTGGGCGCTCAGCGACCACTTCCGGGAACTGTTCCCCCGGGTCGAGCTCGACGCCGGCGTTCTTTTCGTCGACCACGGTGACGTGTTGACCTCAGCGGGGGCGGCCAGCGGCGTCGACGTCTGCCTGCACCTGCTGCGCCGGGACCACGGCACCGAGGTCGCCAACCAGGTCGCCCGCCTCTGCGTCGTGCCGCCGTACCGGGACGGAGGGCAGGCACAGTACTTCGAGCGGCCACTGCCGCCGACGGGCGCAACCGGCACCGGGCCGACCCGCGACTGGGCATTGCAGCGGCTTGAACTGCCGCTGTCGCTGGACGAGTTGGCCGCGCACGCGGCGATGAGCCCCCGTACCTTCGCCCGGCGCTTCAAGGAGGAGACCGGTCTGAGCCCCGGCCGCTGGCTGACCTCGCAGCGGCTGCGGCGGGCCCGGCACCTGCTGGAGTCCAGCGATCTGCCGGTGGAACGCGTCGCCCACGAGGTCGGATTCGCCACCGCCACCTCGCTGCGGCGGCACCTCGCGGCGGAGGCCGGAGTCGCCCCGTCT encodes the following:
- a CDS encoding DUF1330 domain-containing protein codes for the protein MAKGYWVSVYRAISDPERLTAYDKLAGPAVKAGGGRLLSRGGRVVAHEAGNTQRVVLIEFDSFEQAVAAHESEAYQKALVVLSDGVERDFRIIEGID
- a CDS encoding GlxA family transcriptional regulator; this encodes MRPEPRPGAHKVVVLVLDGIYPFELGIPQRVLGSAGGRYEVVTAGVDGKPVRTDSDLTVTPGHGPEVLAEADTVIIPPYAITQASAAATDSKALDALSRVRPGTRLVSICSGAFLLAGAGLLDGRRATTHWALSDHFRELFPRVELDAGVLFVDHGDVLTSAGAASGVDVCLHLLRRDHGTEVANQVARLCVVPPYRDGGQAQYFERPLPPTGATGTGPTRDWALQRLELPLSLDELAAHAAMSPRTFARRFKEETGLSPGRWLTSQRLRRARHLLESSDLPVERVAHEVGFATATSLRRHLAAEAGVAPSAYRRTFRAPDPAVGDAGSIPA